Sequence from the Saccharomonospora amisosensis genome:
CGCCCCACAGGCGGGTGGCTTGAGTGCACGGCTGACTCCAGCGCGTCGAGGATCGGCCTGTTCGCCCCCTGTTCGGACAGCTCCTCTCGCAGCTCACGCCACCTGAGGTCCAGCAACTTGGCGGCGTCCTCGGTGTCGTGCGTGTCATCGAAGTAGACCGAGGCGAACGGCCCTTCGGCCGATACCAAGTCGCGCAGCCTCGCTGTGTCCACTCAATACCTCCCTCGCGCGGGTTTGGCCGGTGGCTACCCGGTAAGGGGAAGGCGAAACGTCTGGAGCACACGGAGCGTGATACCGAACACTGTATACGGGCACTGCCTGTGCTCGGCCGGCCGGCGTTGCCTATCGTCGGCTCGCGTGAGCGAAGGATGATCTGGTGGCATGCCGTCCTGATAGCCGCGGCGGGTATCTGGGCGGGGATGATCAACACGGTGGTGGGTTCGGGGACGCTCGTGACCTTCCCCGTGCTCGTGGCGCTGGGTTACCCACCGCTTACGGCCACCACCTCCAATGCGATCGGGCTGGCACCGGGAACGATCAGCGGAGCCGTCGGCTACCGCCACGAGTTGCGCGGGCAGTTCAGGCGGATGCTGACCTTCGTGCCCGCGTCGCTGGTCGGCGCGGGATGTGGAACGGTGCTGCTGCTGTCGCTGCCGCCCGACGCGTTCGAGACGGTGGTGCCCGCGCTCGTCGGGCTCGCCGTAGTGCTCGTGATCATCCAGCCGCGGGTGTCCACCTGGGTGCTGCGCAGGCGGGAGACCTCCGGCAAGGAACAGGGAACGGGCAGCCAGGTGCTGCTCATCACCTTGATCTTCCTCATCGGCGTCTACGGCGGCTACTTCACCGCCGCGCAGGGTGTGATGCTGATGGCTGTGATGGGCATGCTGCTCAGTGAGCCCATCCAGCGGCTCAACGGAATCAAGAACGTCCTCGCGGCCGTGGTGAACGTCGTGGCGGGCACCGTGTACGCATTCATCGCGCCGGTCAGCTGGCCCGCGATCGCGCTGCTCGCCTCGGGTTCCATCGTGGGCGGGTGGCTCGGCGCCAGGATCGGGCGCAAGCTGTCCCCGGTCGCGCTGCGCGCCGTGATCGTGGTGGTCGGTGTCGCGGCGATGGTGCAGATGATCCTTCGGCAGGTGTAGTTTTGCCCGAAATCGGGCAGGGAAGTTGAACCAGCCGCCTGCCGCTGCGAGGCTGGCGAGCGTGGACCGGTCGCCGCCCGCCGAGCTGGTACGCCACGTCGCCGGGTCCACCGGCCTGCCCGTGCGGACGGCGGCGCGGGTGGTGGCCGACGTCATGGCGTTCTTCTCCGAGACCACAGAGGAGTACGTGCGCAGGCGGCACCGTGAGCTCAAACAGCGCGGCCACCGCAACGAGCGGATCTGGACCGTGCTCGCGGCGGAGCTGGAACAACGCCCGGTGGCGGCGCCACAGCTGACCCGGCGCCAGCTGCGGCGCATCGTCTACGGCTAGGGAGAGCTACTCGTATGTGTGGAATCGTCGGCTACGTCGGGCACCGGGACGCCACCCCGATCCTGCTTGAGGGGCTGCACCGGCTGGAGTACCGCGGCTACGACTCCGCGGGGATCGCGGTGGTCAACCGGGGCAAGCTGCGCGTGACCAAGGCCGCCGTACGCGTCGCCGAACTACGGTCCCTCGTCGGTGACGGATACCCCGCGAACATTGGGCTCGCGCACACCCGGTGGGCCACGCACGGCGAACCGACCGAGCGCAACGCGCACCCGCACGTGGACCCGGACGGCAGGGTTGCCGTCGTACACAACGGCATCATCGAGAACGCCGACCAGTTGCGGGCGAAGCTGACGGCGGAGGGCGCCACGTTCGCCTCCGACACCGACACCGAGGTGCTTGCCCACCTCGTCGCGGCACGCGTCTGGGATGGCGCCGAGTCACTGGAGGACGCGGTTCGCGCCGCGCTGTGGGAGGTCGAGGGCGCCTACGGCATCGTGGTGCTCGACGTGCGAAACCCAGGCGAACTTGTGGTGGCCCGCAACGGCAGCCCCATCGTGCTCGGCATTGGCGACTCGGAGATGTTCGTCGCCTCCGACCTCGCCGCCCTCGTACGGCACACCCAGCAGGTCGTCTACCTCGACGACGGCGAGCTGGCCACACTGCGGACCGACGGCTACCGGACCAGCACCCTGCAGGCGCGGCGCACCGACAAGACACCCACCGTCGTGGAGCTCACCGACTCCGACTACGCGCTGGACGGCTTCCCCGACTACATGCGCAAGGAGATCGCCGAGCAGCCGGAGGCGGTGCGTAGGGCGTTGCTCGGCAGGCTCGACGAACGGTTCTCCACCGCGCGGCTCGACGGGCTGCGCATGGACCCCCACGAACTTCGCTCGGTGCAGCGGGTGAAGTTCCTCGGCTGCGGATCGGCCTTCTACGCGGGCCAGATCGGTGCCGACCTGGTGGAGCAACTGGCCAGGATTCCCGCCGACGCCGAGTCGGCCTCCGAGTTCCGCTACCGCAACCCGGTCGTCGACGGCGACACGCTCTATGTCGCGGTGAGCCAGTCCGGGGAGACCGCCGACACGCTCGCCGCGGTGCAGGAACTGCGCCGAAAGGGCGGCAGGGTGATCGGTGTGGTCAACGCGGTGGGCAGCGCGATCGCAAGGGAGTGCGGCAGCGGTGTCTTCCTGCACGCCGGGCCCGAGGTTTCCGTGGCCTCGACCAAGGCGGTCACCAACATGAGCACCTGCTTTGCCCTGCTGGCGTTGCTGCTCGGGCGGGTGCGCGACCTGTCGGTCGCCGACGGGCGGCGCATCGTCGCCGGCCTGGACGCGCTTCCCGACCGCATCGAGGAAGCGATCGAGGCGGAGGACCACATCGCCGAGATCGCGCGCCGGTTCGCCGGCGCCAGGAGCATGTTCTTCGTCGGCAGGGTCCGGGGCTGGCCGGTGGCGAGGGAGGGCGCGCAGAAGCTGAAGGAGATCTCCTACGTGCACGCGGAGGCCTACCAGGCAGGCGAACTCAAGCACGGTCCCATCGCCCTGATCGACGCCCAGATGCCGTCGGTGGTGATCGTGCCCGACGACGAGTTGCTGGCCAAGAACATCGGCACCATCGAGCAGATCAAGGCAAGGGGCGGTCCCGTGATCGCGGTGACAAACGCGATGCTTCCCTCGGGTTTGGCCGACGCCGAGATCCGCGTGCCACACGTCACCGAGGAGCTTGACCCGATCCTGTTCGGCATCCCGCTGCAACTGCTCGCCTACCACCTGGCCGTCGCGCTCGGCAGGGATATCGACAAGCCGCGAAACCTCGCCAAGAGCGTGACCGTCGAGTAGCTCCTTATCCTCAGAACGAGCGCGCGGCCTCGATGAACACGTCGTTCTCCGACGGGGTGCCGATGGTCACCCGCACGCCCTCACCGGCGAAGGGGCGGACTATCACCTTGTGTTCGAGTGCGTGCTCGGCGAAGGCCATCGTGCGCTCGCCCAGCGGCAGCCACACGAAGTTCGCCTGCGTCGGCGGTACCTCGTAGCCCAGTTCTAGCAGTGTGTCGCGGACCCGGTCGCGTTCCAGCGCGATGTCGGCGCAGCGTGCCAGCAACTCCTCCTTGGCGTCGAGCGAGGCGATCGCCGCGGCCTGCGCCACCGCGTTCACGCTGAAAGCCACGTACACCTTGCGCACCGCGTCCACCAGCTCCGGCGCCGCGATCGCGTAGCCGACCCGCAGCCCGGCGAGGCCGTACGCCTTGGAGAAGGTCCGAAGTACAGCCACGTTGCGCCGGGTGCGGGCGAACTCCAGCCCGTCCGGCACGTCGGCGTCGGTGACGAACTCGCGGTAGGCCTCGTCGAGTACCACCACCACCTGCGGCGGTACCCGGTCGAGGAAGCGCGCCAGCTCTTCCCTGCCCACGGTCGTGCCGGTGGGGTTGTTCGGGTTGCAGACGAACACCAGCCGGGTTTTCGGTGTGATCGCGGCCAGCATCGCGTCGAGGTCGTGGGTGTGCGAGCGGGTCAGCGGAACTCTTACGGGTGTGGCGTTGCCGACCTGCGTGACTATCGGGTATGCCTCGAACGATCGCCACGCGAACACCACTTCCTCGCCGGGGTGGCACGTCGCCTGGACGAACTGCTGGCACAGCGACACCGAGCCGCAGCCGACCGCGATCCGGTCGGTGGGTACGTCGAGTTCTGCCGACAGCCGTTCCACCAGCGCCGTGGCCGCCATGTCGGGGTAGCGGTTGGCCTCGGCCGTTGCCCGCGCGATCGCCTCGGCGACGCTGGGCAGCGGCCCGCCCGGCACTTCATTGCTCGCGAGCTTGATCGCGCCAGGGACGGAAGCGCCCGGCACGTACGAGGGCAGCGCCGCGAGGTCGGTGCGCGTGGGGATCTCGGAGGACATGGCAGCTCCTCGGCATCGAGAAAAGGTTCCGGCGACCAACCTATCTCGCCGGATATCTGCCATCTCACGTTGACCCGGGGTGCACTATCGGTGGTTGAGTATGCACATGAGGCAGATGCTTACGCAGGACTACGAACGTGCGGACGGTCGCGCGCTCCGGATCACCTTCGCCGAGCCGGAAAGCGCGCAGCGCGGAGGTCTCGTGGTCCTGCACGAGGCGGGTGCGGTGACCGACACCGCCCGCGTGCTCGTCAACTCGCTGGCGGCGGAGGGCTGGCTCGCCGTCGCCCCGCACATCGGCAGCGCTCCCGGACCGCTCGCCGGAGCGGACGTGCTGAAGGCGACCGACACGACACTCGCGTGGCTCGTCGACCACGGGGTGCGTGGCGACCTGCTCGGCGTCGTCGGCTTCGACCTGGGTGGCACCGCGGCGCTCGTGGTGGCCGCGAGACGGATGCTCGGTGCCGCGGTCAGCGTGGGCGGGTACGGCATCAGCACCCCCGCTTCCGACGGCTTGCCCGCGCTCGTGGACGTCGCGGCCGAACTGGCGAGCCCGTGGCTGGGGATGTACGGCGACGACGGCGACGAGCTTCTGGAGTCGGAGGTCGAGCGACTGCGCGAGGTCGCGGCCAAAGCGGAAGTCGCGACCAACGTTGTGCGCTATCCCGGTGCCCGCCACCGGTTCGACGAGGATCCGGAGGTGGCCGAGGACGCCTGGCAACGCACCCTCGCCTGGTTCGACGCGCATCTGCGTTAGGGAGTCCGCTCTTCTCGCAGGAGGAGTCGGTCGCCACACTCGCCTAGGCTCAGCCCATGACTGCTGACGCCGACGTCCCAGAAGTGTTGTGGCGACCCACTTCCGAGCAGGTGGAAAGGACCAGGATCGAGGACTTCCGCCGCTGGCTCGGTGCGAACCGCGATGCGCACCCCGGGGATTACCACGAGTTGTGGTCGTACTCCGTGCAAGACCTGCCGGGGTTCTGGTCGGCGGTGGCCGAGTATCTGGGGGTGCGCTGGCACGACCGGCCGGGCGAGGTGCTGTCCGGCATGGAGATGCCGGGCGCGCGGTGGTTCTCCGGTGCGACGCTGAACTACGCCGAGCATGCGCTCAGCGGCGGCGTTGCCGGTGCGGCCAAGGCCGACAACGATCCCGCGGTGGTTTTCCAGCGGGAGGACGGCGTCGAGGAGCGGCTTTCCTACGGCGACCTGCGGGCGCGGGTGGCTGCGGCGCGTGGTGCGCTGCGGTCCCTCGGTGTCGGGAAGGGCGACCGGGTGGTCGCGCTCGCACCGAACTGCCCGCAGACCCTTGTCGCGTTTCTCGCCGCGGCCAGCCTCGGTGCTGTCTGGTCGTCGTGCTCGCCAGACTTCGGCGTGCGGGCCGTTTCCGACCGCTTCACCCAGATCGAGCCGAAGGTGCTCATCGCCGTCAACGGCTACCGCTACAACGGTAGGTCGTTCGACATCAGGCCGACGGTGGAGGAGCTGCGCTCGAAGCTGCCTCGGCTCGCGGCGACCGTGCTCGTGGGGTACGAGGGTGGCGGCACGATCCCGGGCACGCTGGACTGGGAGGCGTTGCTGGCCGAGCACGCGGGTGCCGCGCTGGAGTTCGAGCCGGTGGAGTTCGACCATCCGCTGTGGGTGCTGTACTCGTCGGGGACCACCGGGCTGCCGAAGGGCATCGTGCAGGGGCACGGCGGCATCACCGTCGAGCACCTGAAGATCCTGGCGCTGCACTGCGACCTCGGGCCCGGCGAGCGGTTCTTCTGGTTCACCACCACCGGCTGGATGATGTGGAACTTCCTCATCTCCGGGCTGCTGGTAGGGACGACGATCGTGCTCTACGACGGCAGTCCCGGCCATCCGGATCTCAACGCGTTGTGGCGGCTCGCGCAGCGGCACGAGGTGACCTACTTCGGCACGTCGGCCCCGTTCGTGCAGAGTTGCCTGAAGGAGCGGTTGCGTCCCGCCGCCGAGTTCGATCTTTCTGCGATGCGGGCGCTTGGGTCCACCGGCGCGCCGCTGAGCGTGGAGGGCTTCCGCTGGATCGCCGAGGAGATCGGCGAGCATGTGCAGATCTGCTCCGTCTCCGGTGGCACCGACCTGTGCACGGCGTTCGTCGGTGCGTCGCCGGACGTGCCGGTGTGGCTTGGAGAGTTGTCGTGCCGCTGCCTCGGCGCCGCGGTGGAGGCCTATGACGAGGCTGGCAACCCGGTGGTCGACCAGGTCGGCGAGTTGATCATCACGAAACCGATGCCGTCGATGCCGGTGGCGTTCTGGAACGACCCCGACGGCACGCGGCTGCGGGAGGCCTACTTCGAGGACTACCCGGGCAAGTGGCGGCACGGCGACTGGATCAAGATCACTGATCGTGGCTCGGCGGTGATCTACGGGCGCAGCGACTCCACCCTCAACCGCGGCGGCGTGCGGATGGGCACGGCCGAGTTCTACCGCGTCGTCGAGGGCTTCGACGAGGTGCTGGACTCGCTGGTCATCGACACCTCGGCGGGTGAAGAAGGCGAGTTGCTGTGCTTCCTGGTGCTCGCGCGGGGCGCGAAACTGGAGGATGTGGAGCCCGCCCTGCGCGCCGAGCTACGCAAGGAGTTGTCGCCAAGGCACGTGCCCGACCGGTTCATCGTGGTGGAGCAGGTGCCAAGGACGCTGAACGGCAAGAAGTGCGAGGTCCCGGCGAAGAAGATCCTTTCCGGCGTGGCCCCGGAGCGTGCGGTGAGCAGGGACGCGCTCGCCAACCCGGACTCGCTGGCCCCGTTCGTCGCCTACGCGGCGCGCGAATGACCTGGTCAGCGGGTTGACAGGGGGTGCTTTGCCGGGCTTCGGTGGCGGTGTGTAGTCTATGACGGCAGTGGTCGCGACCTGGGAGGCTTCGCCTAGTCTGGTCTATGGCGCCGCACTGCTAATGCGGTTGGGGGTAACCCCCCCTCCCGGGTTCAAATCCCGGAGCCTCCGCCGGGGCTCGGCCCAGCCGAGCACCACCCCGACCCCGGTCGGGAACAACTGAACATGCGCCCGTAGCTCAACGGATAGAGCATCTGACTACGGATCAGAAGGTTTGGGGTTCGAATCCCTACGGGCGCGCTCTTTTGCCTGATAGAGAAGGTGTGGCGAGGATCTGGCGAAGATCATCACCACACCTTTCCCACACTTTATGACGCTTCTTCGTCGATCACTCTCAGCAGCTCCGCAACCCTCGGACTCGCCTGCTTCCGGCCGAAGTACGTGTCGAGCGTCATGCTCACGCGCTTGTGACCTAGTGATCGGCGATCTCTCGCACGGTTAGCCCCGCATCGTCGAGGAGAGTCGCCGCCGTCTTGCGGAAGTTGTGGCTCGTCACCCAGCCGAAGCCGAGCGGGTCCAGAGCCTCTCGCAGGTCCGCGTTGGTGTTGGAGCGATCCCGTAGCTTGCCCTGCTGGGAGGGAAACACCACGTTCCACTCACTCTCGACCACCTCTCGCGACTTGAGCAGGAGCAAGAGCCAGGCCGGAAGATGCAGCGTGCGCCAGCCAGACTCGCTCTTCGGCTTCGGCTGAAGCACGAGACCGCTGCCCTTCCTGCGAACGACAGTCGCCCGGATCTCGACCTTTCCCGCCTCAAGGCGGCCCCTGCGGGGCCGCTGATCCGGCCTCTGTCTCTATCCCGGCTGCCCAGCGCGGGCGTGCGGCTGAGGCCGGTCCCGCGCGGCAGCCGGGCGAGGCAGGCCGGGCGGCCCCGCAGGGGCCGCAAGAAGAAAGAGACGCCCTCGCCGGGCGGGCAGGTCTCCGGGATAGCCCGACAGGCGCAACGGCTGCGGTACGTCGGTGGGTCCCGAGCGTGTGCCATCCCGTCGACCTCCACTAGGGCTATCACGCCGTGTCAAGGGGGCAAGCCTGGCCACGCCCGTCACCATGCCACGCAAGTTGCCCCCTTGACACAGCGTGATCGGGTTACGCCAGGTCGGCGGGATGGCACACCAGGGCACCCCCGTGCAGGTCGAACACAACTTATGGGATATCTCGCCTAATTCATTAGCGTATATAGTAGTCGAGCCGTAGGGTGTGCCTGGTTGACCACGTTGCGCAACTTCAATTCTGTGGTTGTAATTTAAAGAAAAAGGGCGGTTACTTTAAAAGTCCAAGCCATATTGAAACACTCCTTGAACTCCCCCGTGGGCCGCTAAAGGTAGTGGCTGTATACTTTAAAAGTGCAGGTAGAGGACTTCCGTAACTCCCCCATAGGTAGGCTCGAGCGCATCGCGGGCACCGACATGCGCCTCAGGCAGCCGTACAGTCACTTTGCGTTCGTGCCAGCCCCGTTGCCTTCCAGCGTCCACCTGTCTGCAGCCACCTACAAGCTGTTGAGCGAAGCAGACCGAGCTCTAGGTGTGCTGCATGCGAGTGTCAACCAGTTGCCGAACCCCCATCTGCTGGTGCGCCCGTCGCTCACGCGCGAAGCAGTGAGTACGTCCGCGCTGGAGGGTACCTATGCTCCCTATGCCGAGGTGCTTGAAGCTCAGTATGAGGATGGCAAAGAGCCCAC
This genomic interval carries:
- a CDS encoding sulfite exporter TauE/SafE family protein; translated protein: MIWWHAVLIAAAGIWAGMINTVVGSGTLVTFPVLVALGYPPLTATTSNAIGLAPGTISGAVGYRHELRGQFRRMLTFVPASLVGAGCGTVLLLSLPPDAFETVVPALVGLAVVLVIIQPRVSTWVLRRRETSGKEQGTGSQVLLITLIFLIGVYGGYFTAAQGVMLMAVMGMLLSEPIQRLNGIKNVLAAVVNVVAGTVYAFIAPVSWPAIALLASGSIVGGWLGARIGRKLSPVALRAVIVVVGVAAMVQMILRQV
- the glmS gene encoding glutamine--fructose-6-phosphate transaminase (isomerizing) produces the protein MCGIVGYVGHRDATPILLEGLHRLEYRGYDSAGIAVVNRGKLRVTKAAVRVAELRSLVGDGYPANIGLAHTRWATHGEPTERNAHPHVDPDGRVAVVHNGIIENADQLRAKLTAEGATFASDTDTEVLAHLVAARVWDGAESLEDAVRAALWEVEGAYGIVVLDVRNPGELVVARNGSPIVLGIGDSEMFVASDLAALVRHTQQVVYLDDGELATLRTDGYRTSTLQARRTDKTPTVVELTDSDYALDGFPDYMRKEIAEQPEAVRRALLGRLDERFSTARLDGLRMDPHELRSVQRVKFLGCGSAFYAGQIGADLVEQLARIPADAESASEFRYRNPVVDGDTLYVAVSQSGETADTLAAVQELRRKGGRVIGVVNAVGSAIARECGSGVFLHAGPEVSVASTKAVTNMSTCFALLALLLGRVRDLSVADGRRIVAGLDALPDRIEEAIEAEDHIAEIARRFAGARSMFFVGRVRGWPVAREGAQKLKEISYVHAEAYQAGELKHGPIALIDAQMPSVVIVPDDELLAKNIGTIEQIKARGGPVIAVTNAMLPSGLADAEIRVPHVTEELDPILFGIPLQLLAYHLAVALGRDIDKPRNLAKSVTVE
- the hisC gene encoding histidinol-phosphate transaminase; its protein translation is MSSEIPTRTDLAALPSYVPGASVPGAIKLASNEVPGGPLPSVAEAIARATAEANRYPDMAATALVERLSAELDVPTDRIAVGCGSVSLCQQFVQATCHPGEEVVFAWRSFEAYPIVTQVGNATPVRVPLTRSHTHDLDAMLAAITPKTRLVFVCNPNNPTGTTVGREELARFLDRVPPQVVVVLDEAYREFVTDADVPDGLEFARTRRNVAVLRTFSKAYGLAGLRVGYAIAAPELVDAVRKVYVAFSVNAVAQAAAIASLDAKEELLARCADIALERDRVRDTLLELGYEVPPTQANFVWLPLGERTMAFAEHALEHKVIVRPFAGEGVRVTIGTPSENDVFIEAARSF
- a CDS encoding dienelactone hydrolase family protein yields the protein MRQMLTQDYERADGRALRITFAEPESAQRGGLVVLHEAGAVTDTARVLVNSLAAEGWLAVAPHIGSAPGPLAGADVLKATDTTLAWLVDHGVRGDLLGVVGFDLGGTAALVVAARRMLGAAVSVGGYGISTPASDGLPALVDVAAELASPWLGMYGDDGDELLESEVERLREVAAKAEVATNVVRYPGARHRFDEDPEVAEDAWQRTLAWFDAHLR
- a CDS encoding acetoacetate--CoA ligase, which produces MTADADVPEVLWRPTSEQVERTRIEDFRRWLGANRDAHPGDYHELWSYSVQDLPGFWSAVAEYLGVRWHDRPGEVLSGMEMPGARWFSGATLNYAEHALSGGVAGAAKADNDPAVVFQREDGVEERLSYGDLRARVAAARGALRSLGVGKGDRVVALAPNCPQTLVAFLAAASLGAVWSSCSPDFGVRAVSDRFTQIEPKVLIAVNGYRYNGRSFDIRPTVEELRSKLPRLAATVLVGYEGGGTIPGTLDWEALLAEHAGAALEFEPVEFDHPLWVLYSSGTTGLPKGIVQGHGGITVEHLKILALHCDLGPGERFFWFTTTGWMMWNFLISGLLVGTTIVLYDGSPGHPDLNALWRLAQRHEVTYFGTSAPFVQSCLKERLRPAAEFDLSAMRALGSTGAPLSVEGFRWIAEEIGEHVQICSVSGGTDLCTAFVGASPDVPVWLGELSCRCLGAAVEAYDEAGNPVVDQVGELIITKPMPSMPVAFWNDPDGTRLREAYFEDYPGKWRHGDWIKITDRGSAVIYGRSDSTLNRGGVRMGTAEFYRVVEGFDEVLDSLVIDTSAGEEGELLCFLVLARGAKLEDVEPALRAELRKELSPRHVPDRFIVVEQVPRTLNGKKCEVPAKKILSGVAPERAVSRDALANPDSLAPFVAYAARE